The Nonlabens sp. Hel1_33_55 genome contains the following window.
CTCTGAAACTACTGGTGCTGACGAGATCATGTCAGACATTGAATCTAGAATAGCAGAGCTGTTTCTGGAAAAGAGAGCTAACGAGCAACAAGTGATCTCTATCGTTCATGTAGAATCTGTGATTGACATCATGGGCCAACCTGAAGACTATGAAGTCGATGAGGATATTTTTACAGAAGCTGGACCGCGCACAAGACGCACAAATTTTGCTGCCAAAGGGAAACAACTCTTCAGAGATACCCAGAATGGTTATGTAGGTGGCGTGAGTGCAGGATTGAGTTACTATCTGGGTATGGACACTATTTGGATTAGGGTTTTATGGATCGTGGCGACATTTTTTAGTGCTGGATGGCTCATTCCTATATATATCCTCCTGTGGATTTTTGTTCCAGATGCAGTGACGACCAACCAGCGTCTTACCATGATGGGCAAGGAAGTCAACATCACAAACATCGAGGACAATTTCAAAGCGGGTTTTGAGCCCGTGGCCGATGGGCAGACCGACGCCGGCCACCGTATCGTAGGTCAGAAAGGAAAACGAGGAACCGTTCGATTTTTTGGCTTTCTAGGTAGGTTTATGGCAGGTATATTTAAGGCCATAGTCAAGATATTTGGCTTGATACTATTCCTTGCGACGACCATCGCGATAGTCGCATTGATCGTATCAACGATAACAGCAAGCGCCGTAGATATAGATGGATACAGTTTGTGGACCTTATTTGACTGGGTCGTACCCGCAGAGTATGCATCTTTCTGGTTAGTTCTTGCGATCATTCTGGCTGCTGGAATACCGTTGTTTTTGCTGGCTGTTTTAGGATTGAAACTTTTGGTAAGCAACTTGCGCACCTTAGGTTCAAAAGTCTATCTAGCACTCGCCGCCATATGGATTGTAGCCATTATTGCGTTAAGTATTATGATAGGTAAAATCGCTGCTAGCCAGGCCGTAGATGCAAGCGTACAAAAAACCGAAAAGTTTGCTATCAATTCATCACAACCTTTCTCGCTCAATCTTGACAGAGCAGAACGTGCACGTACCTTCAATCGTAATGGTAATAACTTTGAGTTTGCCGAGATGGATGGACAAGAGATTGTCAAGTACTACGATGTCAAGGTAGCAACTGGATCTACTACAGATTCTGTTGCGCGAGTTGAACTGTTCTTTAAATCAAAAGGCGCCAGCTTTGAAGAGGCAAAAGAAAGAGCAAAACTTATCCAGTTTGACTACAAGCTTACAGACTCGTCCTTTGTTGCGGCAGACTATTTTTATATGCCTAAAAATGGTGGCTTTGGAGATCACGATGTAGAAATCATGATTTATTTGCCAGAAGGCACCACTGCTAAATTCAATGAGCGATTTGGAGAGCGATACAGATCCTACATCAATCGCGATGCTTTTAGCTTGGGGAATAACATCGAGTATACCTACCAAATCAAGGATGGCAAGGCCGTATGTCTGGATTGTCCCATTATTGAAGAGAAGATGGAAGCATTGGATAACAGCACAGAAACAGATTCTATTTCCAACGACAGTATCGTCATTCCAGAAAATGATGGCAACTGGCAATATGATGGAAATGATGGTGTCGAGCAAAACAATTTACCATGATTACATTGATCTTTCACCTTATCGACCTGATCCTCTTATAAATAGCAATAGTTTAAGAATCGCTCCGCAGTTGTGGAGCGGTTTTTGGTTAATTTTGTATCTAAACTTTAAGAAATGAAAAATTTATTAGTTGCCTCTATGTTGTTGTTGAGTTTCGCTTTCGCGAAAGCGCAAAAAGTAAAAGGCAATAGAGAAGTAACCACCCAAATTATTAACGTCGAACCTTTCCAATCCATTAACATAGGTGAAGAGTTGGAAGTCACTTTATCTGAAGGTGTCACTCCCAAAATCGATATTGCTGCAGATTCCAATTTGCA
Protein-coding sequences here:
- a CDS encoding PspC domain-containing protein, producing the protein MNKTININLAGLFFHIDEDAYNRLQRYLAAVRNSFSETTGADEIMSDIESRIAELFLEKRANEQQVISIVHVESVIDIMGQPEDYEVDEDIFTEAGPRTRRTNFAAKGKQLFRDTQNGYVGGVSAGLSYYLGMDTIWIRVLWIVATFFSAGWLIPIYILLWIFVPDAVTTNQRLTMMGKEVNITNIEDNFKAGFEPVADGQTDAGHRIVGQKGKRGTVRFFGFLGRFMAGIFKAIVKIFGLILFLATTIAIVALIVSTITASAVDIDGYSLWTLFDWVVPAEYASFWLVLAIILAAGIPLFLLAVLGLKLLVSNLRTLGSKVYLALAAIWIVAIIALSIMIGKIAASQAVDASVQKTEKFAINSSQPFSLNLDRAERARTFNRNGNNFEFAEMDGQEIVKYYDVKVATGSTTDSVARVELFFKSKGASFEEAKERAKLIQFDYKLTDSSFVAADYFYMPKNGGFGDHDVEIMIYLPEGTTAKFNERFGERYRSYINRDAFSLGNNIEYTYQIKDGKAVCLDCPIIEEKMEALDNSTETDSISNDSIVIPENDGNWQYDGNDGVEQNNLP